One window of the Triticum dicoccoides isolate Atlit2015 ecotype Zavitan chromosome 3B, WEW_v2.0, whole genome shotgun sequence genome contains the following:
- the LOC119278863 gene encoding uridylate kinase-like has product MAAAAGVSPSSLLRLRLPSPQPAASPPSSSPALLRRRAPHPLLSLAAAPSRASVAAAAAAADSSNGNGSYSGNGSQASLMPQLNGLMLDESSRSKRPYKWQRVLLKVSGEALAGDHTENIDPKVTMAIAREVASVTKLGVEVAIVVGGGNIFRGASWAGCSGLDRSSADYIGMMATVMNAIFLQATMESIGIPTRVQTAFRISEVAEPYIRRRAIRHLEKGRVVIFAAGTGNPFFTTDTAAALRCAEINAEVVLKATNVDGVYDANPKHNPNARILETVSYNEVISRDLSVMDMTAVTLCQENNIPVVVFNLQNTGNIAKAIVGEKVGTFIGCTRNLEYRESTDGSLDQEDKILVSEW; this is encoded by the exons ATGGCGGCGGCCGCCGGCGtgtccccctcctccctcctccgcctccgcctcccctcgccccagcccgccgcctccccgccctcctcctcgccggcgctgCTCCGGCGCCGCGCGCCCCACCCACTCCTCTCCCTCGCCGCCGCGCCCTCCCgcgcctccgtcgccgccgccgcagccgccgccgactCCAGCAACGGCAACGGCTCCTACTCCGGTAACGG AAGTCAGGCATCACTGATGCCACAGTTGAACGGCCTTATGCTTGATGAAAGCTCCAGGTCTAAAAGGCCATATAAATGGCAAAGGGTTTTGCTAAAGGTAAGCGGCGAAGCGCTTGCCGGGGATCATACGGAAAACATTGACCCAAAG GTTACAATGGCAATTGCAAGAGAGGTCGCTTCCGTCACCAAACTAGGCGTAGAG GTCGCTATTGTTGTTGGTGGCGGCAATATCTTCCGTGGGGCCTCTTGGGCTGGATGTAGTGGTCTTGACCGCTCCTCTGCAGATTACATCGG TATGATGGCCACTGTGATGAATGCAATATTTCTTCAAGCAACAATGGAGAGCATTGGGATACCGACCCGTGTCCAAACTGCATTCCGTATTTCAGAAGTTGCAGAACCATACATACGCCGAAGAGCAATCAGGCATTTAGAGAAAGGAAGAGTTGTTATATTTGCTGCTGGGACAGGGAACCCATTCTTTACAACTGATACAGCTGCTGCTCTCCGTTGTGCAGAAA TCAATGCAGAGGTAGTGCTCAAGGCAACAAATGTTGATGGTGTGTATGATGCGAACCCCAAGCATAACCCAAATGCCCGCATTCTCGAGACAGTGAGCTATAACGAGGTGATCTCAAGAGACCTCTCAGTAATGGACATGACTGCCGTCACACTATGCCAGGAGAACAACATTCCTG TTGTCGTGTTCAACCTCCAAAACACTGGAAACATCGCGAAAGCCATCGTCGGCGAGAAGGTCGGTACCTTCATAGGCTGCACAAGGAATCTGGAATACCGCGAAAGCACGGACGGTTCACTGGATCAAGAAGACAAGATCTTGGTTAGTGAGTGGTGA